In one window of Desulfobulbaceae bacterium DNA:
- a CDS encoding cytosolic protein, with product MKPITREKIAEYVEQNIPVFHRNRIEKLKKLKLKEVLKRKNPYLFKVKNITTAGDFIKTILDAHLSSQEETLFGGFLEGLSIYICNYVYNGTKSSAEGVDLELEKDNSKYIVSIKSGPNWGNSSQIKKMKDNFRKAKRILGTNIASSHNVIAVNGCCYGKDNSPDKGEYLKLCGQRFWSFVSGNDNLYTEIIDPLGHKAKEKNDLFFDEYGKVINKFSLEFIEMFCDPTGAIHWEKVIKFNSSEK from the coding sequence ATGAAACCAATAACAAGAGAAAAAATAGCGGAGTATGTAGAGCAAAACATTCCGGTTTTCCACCGCAACCGAATAGAAAAATTGAAAAAACTCAAGTTGAAGGAAGTGCTCAAGCGTAAAAATCCGTACCTTTTTAAAGTCAAAAATATCACAACCGCTGGTGATTTTATCAAAACTATTCTTGACGCTCATTTGTCTTCCCAAGAAGAAACTTTGTTTGGTGGTTTTCTTGAAGGGTTATCTATCTATATTTGCAACTATGTTTACAATGGTACAAAATCATCTGCTGAAGGAGTTGATCTAGAACTTGAGAAAGACAACTCTAAATACATTGTTTCCATAAAATCAGGGCCAAACTGGGGCAATTCGAGTCAAATAAAAAAGATGAAAGATAATTTCCGAAAAGCCAAAAGAATTTTAGGAACCAACATCGCCTCTTCCCATAATGTCATTGCTGTCAACGGTTGTTGCTATGGGAAAGACAATTCCCCGGACAAGGGAGAATATTTAAAGTTATGCGGTCAGCGGTTTTGGTCATTTGTTTCCGGGAACGATAACTTATACACAGAAATAATTGACCCTCTCGGCCATAAAGCAAAAGAAAAAAATGATCTATTCTTTGATGAGTATGGCAAAGTCATCAATAAGTTCTCTCTTGAGTTTATAGAAATGTTTTGTGATCCAACCGGAGCAATCCACTGGGAAAAAGTAATCAAATTCAACTCTAGTGAAAAATAA
- a CDS encoding site-specific DNA-methyltransferase codes for MEQIEAKIENGDCLDVLRNYPNNFFNLIVTSPPYADSRSKTYGGIKPDAYVEWFLPRAKEFFRVLRPDGTFILNIKEKAVNGERHTYVLELILALRKQGWLWTEEFVWHKKNCFPGKWPNRFRDSWERCLQFNKSKKINMYQDEVMVPMGDWAKTRLKNLSDTDRTRDESKVNSGFGKNISNWVGRDMAYPSNVLHFATECYNKNHSAVFPKALPEWFIKLFTKEYDWVLDPFVGSGTTAEVAQILNRNSVGVEVLPEYCELAKERTAHYQYRLCEDEVKYETNNKRKNSGVCRAKHSGFPPQPNRKIEKTQVEGSAQA; via the coding sequence ATGGAGCAAATAGAAGCGAAAATTGAGAATGGCGACTGTCTGGATGTACTCAGAAATTATCCCAATAATTTTTTTAATTTAATTGTCACATCCCCACCTTATGCCGACAGCAGAAGTAAAACGTATGGCGGTATTAAGCCAGATGCTTACGTTGAATGGTTTTTGCCAAGAGCAAAAGAATTCTTTCGGGTTTTAAGACCAGACGGCACGTTTATCCTAAACATTAAAGAAAAAGCTGTTAATGGAGAACGCCACACATATGTACTGGAATTGATATTAGCTTTAAGAAAGCAAGGTTGGCTGTGGACAGAAGAATTTGTTTGGCATAAAAAAAATTGTTTCCCTGGTAAGTGGCCAAATCGCTTTAGGGATTCATGGGAGAGGTGCCTACAATTTAACAAATCCAAAAAAATTAATATGTACCAAGATGAAGTAATGGTACCTATGGGTGATTGGGCAAAAACCAGACTAAAAAATTTAAGCGACACAGACCGCACCCGTGATGAATCAAAGGTTAATAGTGGTTTTGGTAAAAATATTTCAAACTGGGTTGGTCGTGACATGGCATATCCTAGTAATGTGTTGCATTTCGCGACAGAGTGTTACAATAAAAATCATAGTGCCGTTTTCCCAAAAGCCTTACCTGAGTGGTTTATAAAGCTATTCACCAAAGAATATGACTGGGTTCTTGACCCTTTTGTTGGTTCAGGCACCACCGCAGAGGTAGCACAAATTTTAAACAGAAACTCAGTGGGGGTTGAAGTCCTCCCTGAATATTGCGAACTTGCAAAAGAAAGAACAGCCCATTATCAATACCGGCTATGTGAGGATGAAGTAAAATATGAAACCAATAACAAGAGAAAAAATAGCGGAGTATGTAGAGCAAAACATTCCGGTTTTCCACCGCAACCGAATAGAAAAATTGAAAAAACTCAAGTTGAAGGAAGTGCTCAAGCGTAA